A stretch of DNA from Babesia bovis T2Bo chromosome 2, whole genome shotgun sequence:
AATATAGATCCTCGTAATATCTGCTGAATCATTGATGTGCGTTTGCCTTTGATATCGCTTTGCGTGAAGTCAAACATTTTACCGATAGATATACATTCGGCATATTGACATAAAAAAACTCCACAATCATAACCATTATACTGCATTGGTGCGATACGTTCCGCCTGAAATTGCTTGTTGTATTTCCAATCATCTATGGATTCTAGGGGTTTTCCTTTCTTGTGAATATGTTCATCCTGCAGCCACCGTCTGATATTTTTAAAAAAAAGTCTGTGCGAACCACCTAATGAATCAAATGTAAGTATGCATCGTGACCCTGGTCTCATGTCAACGACGCCTAAATACCAATGCGTCTTGTTTTTGTGTATCGGTATCAATAATATGTCCAGATCAAAAATATCCACATTCTTACGCGTTGTCCACCTCTCTACAGCTTTGTAGTTATACTCTAGATTAGGATTATCACCTCCACAAAGCAAAGTAAAGAAAAATGTGTTGAAGCACATACAACGCGGTATATCTGGAATGCCATCTGCGATAAGGTAATTATTTCTTTCCTGTATGAGCTCCATGTAAAAGTTTATTACTTCATCGTTTAGCCAACGTAAACCATGCAAACAAGATAGGTGTTTTCTCGTGATTTCTATGCCAAATTTATCAACGAGAACCTCGGATCCTTTGCCTCTGCGTAATATGTATAGTGTTTCTTCTGGATCCCCAAGGGAAGAAATATTTGACCACCTATCGGAAGACGTATTTTGAAAGAGCGCTGCAATAGGTTTGTAATCTAGCTGTAGTATTGATTCATGTCTCTTCAAATCCCATATGTCGTAGTCCACGTAGAATTGTTTTGGCAAAGCTTCAAGGTATGATTTTGATGTTTCCCCTACATTTTTTAAGCAATCCCTTAAATCTTTCGCCCTTTTGGTTTGTACAAAAGATCTAATGGTCTtattatttttattattCGTATCAATATAAAGCTTGTTGAGATCATTTATCACCGACTGACAACTCTCCTCTGACATAGATTTGCATTCGTCATTAATATTTAGAGTTTCTGACAATTGTTCTTCACCTTCTAGCCGATTATCTACGTATGTTGATGTAGTATCAACCTGATGTGTTATATTGTCATCGTAAAGCACAGGTGTAGATGAATACATTGTAAGTTCCCAAGAAAGACTAATATCATATTCACCCGCTAACgtatatcacatatattgccattCAAGTATAAATGACAAATTTActtattgtatatatgttatgatCACCGGTCAAAATGAGAGGAGGATATGCAGAACATATAAATGTGCAATACTCTTTCAGAGCTAATTTAATGTATTTCCCGCTGTATTTCTTGGAATGTTTATCATTGTACCATCACGTAGGTGTGTTTTTTCCGAATTCCGGGTCAGCGTTAACGGTTTGGGGGTTTTCCTGTGGATGTAATGTGACTTGTTCTATATGCCTAAGTAGCGCTTCACTGTTACCGAATACCAATTTGCCATCGTCTTGTGACCGCTGTCGTCGTCTACAGCAGTTAAAAAATGTTCCACAAGGCATTTTTTATTTCATTTGTAGCctcaatggaatccaaaTTTTCCGTCCAGTCTCATATCGACTAAGTTTTCCTCGTAGTCTAAAACTTTACTGACACTTTCAAATTCTTCTGCAATAAACATAAGACGATCGGGCTACACATGTTCCAATGCTCTCAGGATGGGAATGGAAGTTTATATACAGAAGCCGCCGAACGCTCTATATCAAGCAACACACTTTGCAGTTAGAACATTTATTGGCCCCTTTACACCCACTGTAATATTACCACCTATTTGATGGTTATTACTTAGTGAATTAAAAGGCCAGTATCTCAGTAGAcacaaatgtgtacacCTAAAGTGTAGGCTTAATCTTTATGTGAGATGTGGAGTGAGGGTAACACAATAAAGGGAAAATATAGTCATAAAAATATGTTCAACGCATGTCATGTGTCTCTTGTGTAGATAAAAACTCTATGATTATAAGAATCGCCCTACCATAACTCCCTCCTATTAGCAGTAACATTTCCTAATTTTGAATTACTTATACGATGATAATATGCACAGAAGCATTACAATTTGAATAATGCTGTATAAACATTTTTTATTTAAAAATCGTAAAACGAGTCGGACAAATTTCCATGGTCACATGTTTGTCTTAGCCTTTTATACCTTCTTCTGTTTAAGGGTTAGCGTAGCATTCCGACATGGCAACAATAATGATCGCAATTCCTATATAAATTCTGTTAGCTCACATGGTGAGCATAGATCATCATATAGTGACTGTTCGTTCATACCTCAAGAACATGAAAGCGAGTTCTCCCTTAATGTAGCGCCCATATGGACTTCAAATGATGCTAACAAAGATGACAAACAGTCCATATGGCGGATTCCATCATCAATTTGCAACAATGTTTCAAATGCTTTTGGATTCCTAAACAAAAGGCCATCTACTGCTTTAGGGATGTTGGCCGAAAATTACAGTACATATCCTGAAATTGGTGATAGAAACCGCACATATAAGGATACGGCAAGGCATAATACAGCCCTGTTTATGTTAGGGAGTGGAAATGGTCACACACTTGACTCAGAGGACTTTACAGATAAGGCATGGGAAGCAGTCAGCTCGTTGGCGGAAGTGGCTAATAAATACAAGTCGTCATTTGTTGAAGCAGATATGTTGTTACTGAACATTCTAAATCTTGGCGAAGAATCCACATGTCATAAAATCTTGGCTACAGCTGGCGTTGACATTGACAAGATGAGAGAAGAGTTAGAAGCTCATTTATCGAAGCAGCCTAGGATGTCTGGCGGCTTTGGTGACCAAAAGGTACTTGGTAGGACGCTACAGAATGTGTTGACTGTTACCAGAAGGATTAAATCCGAATATAATGTGAGTTATGCGTTGGAGATGCCATTATCACATAGGACCATTTCATCAGTGTAGAGCACTTGTTATTAGCCTTGGCCTGCGAAGATACTAAGTTCACAAAACCGTGGTTGACTAAACATAAAGTTGGTTATGATAAACTGAAAAGAGCGGTGGAATCTGTACGCGGCAAACGAAAGGTAACTTCAAAAAATCCGGAGATGGTAAGTCTGCAAATGATTATTGCTACATGGTAATGATGTTTGTGATGTGTAAATGGTTGTATCAGTGCGTGGTATAAACTGCAATAATAAGGGAACCTTTCTTATGTGCATATATCTTTGCTATTGTCCTTCGGATGGTTCACATGATGCTTACATTATTAACTTTTTCTGCCGCAACCAATGTCAAATATTATGGTCGCCATACgaagtgatatatatatatatatatatatatattagatAAGATTTTTTTGTTTTCCAAATTAGAGTCTTCTATTTGGTCTCATATATTTAGAGAATGTGATGAGCAAGtttgtattttatgtaGTGACGTGGGCTACAATTAGTAGTCAAATGCGTTCACTGTGATTACAAAAGGCGAATCTGATTTCTATGCTACTCCaattgttatatataaagtTGTATTTGCATtgtttaattttatattttgaGGCATTGTATTAATTGTAAAGCGTATATTTGACTGATTTTGTCAATGCGTTAGTTATAGAATTGATGTTTCTTATCCTATATAACTGTATTTATCTTAAACACGATATACAGCTTTTTGGGGTATTGGAAAAATATAGTAAAGATCTTACTATGATGGCAAGAAGTGGCAAGCTTGATCCAGTTATTGGTCGAGATAATGAAATAAGAAGGACGGTAGAAATCCTTAGCAGGCGAACAAAGAACAATCCTATCCTACTAGGTGACCCTGGTGTTGGGAAAACAGCAATTGCTGAAGGGCTGGCTAATCGTATAGTATCAGGTGATGTACCTGATTCATTGAAAAATACACGGGTAATATCGCTTGATTTAGCTTCCATGCTAGCTGGATCCCAATATCGTGGTGAATTTGAAGAGAGACTTAAAAACATATTGAAGGAAGTGCAAGACTCTCAAGGAGAAATCATAATGTTTATAGATGAAATACACACTGTTGTAGGTGCTGGTGATGCCCAGGGTGCCATGGATGCTGGTAACATACTAAAACCTATGCTCGCACGTGGAGAACTGCGTTGTATCGGAGCTACTACTTTGCAGGAGTATCGACAGCGAATTGAGAAAGATAAAGCATTAGAAAGGCGTTTTCAACCTGTTTATGTAGATCAGCCCAGTGTGGAAGAGACAATCAGTATTTTACGCGGGCTTCGTGAGCGTTATGAAGTACATCACGGTGTGCGTATTTTGGATTCTGCGCTTGTAGAAGCAGCACAGCTCAGTGACCGTTATATCACGTAAGTTCATGATCTAactctatattatatctcAGGGATCGATTTCTTCCCGATAAAGCCATAGATTTGGTGGACGAAGCGGCGGCACGTTTAAAGATTCAATTGTCAAGTAAACCTATTCAATTAGATGGTCTGGAACGTCGTTTGATACAACTAGAAATGGAACGTATTTCCATATCAAGCGACGCAACCGATGGTCAATTGACAAATAATACGGTAGGCATTTTGCCTGACCCATCGCGAAAATCATCATCTCAAGACAAACGTAGAATGGCACAAATCGAAAAGATGGTAGAGAATTTGAAGGTTGAAAAAGAATCCCTGACGGCAGCATGGTTGAAGGAAAAAAATTTAGTAGATGCAATAAGAAATATCAAAGAAAGACAGGACGTTGTGAAAGTGGAAATAGAAAGGGCGGAACGTGAATTCGATCTCAACAGGGCTGCCGAGCTTCGATTTGAGACTCTTCCCGATTTGGATGCACAACTAGAGCAAGCCGTAAATGCTTATGAAGAACACGCCAATAAAGTTGTATCTAGTGGAGGCCAACTGCTTTTGCGTGATGAAGTTTCACGTGACGATATTGCAAGCGTTGTGTCTAGGTGGACTGGAATACCTGTAAATAAACTTATCAGATCACAACGTGATAAAATTTTGCATATTGGAGATGAACTGAGAAAGCGTATAATAGGGCAGGATGAAGCTGTAGATATTGTAACTCGTGCGGTACAACGTTCACGAGTTGGGATGAATGACCCCAAAAGACCAATAGCTGGATTGATGTTTTTAGGACCAACTGGTGTTGGTAAAACAGAATTGTGTAAGGCTATTGCGGAGCAGCTTTTCGATACAGATGAAGCCATTATCCGATTTGATATGTCAGAATACATGGAAAAGCATTCAGTATCCAGGTTGGTAGGAGCGCCGCCTGGATATATTGGATATGATCAAGGTGGCCTGTTGACTGAGGCCGTACGTCGTAGGCCCTATTCAATAGTGCTATTTGACGAAATTGAAAAGGCGCACCCAGACGTCTTCAACATTATGTTGCAGCTGCTAGACGACGGTCGTCTTACAGATTCCAGCGGTCGTAAAGTGAATTTCACCAATTGTAtgattatatttacatctAACCTTGGAAGTCAATCAATCCTTGAACTTGCTAAAACTCCAGATAAAGTGGGAGAGATGAAGAATAAGGTTATGCAGGCGGTTAGGCAGACATTTGCACCTGAGTTCCTTAACCGCCTTGATGAATTTGTTGTGTTTAATGCATTATCTAAAGACGACATAAAGGAAATTGTACGCATTGAATTGGGCAAATTATCAGCTCGCCTATCAGAAAAGAATATTAAGTTGGTGGTGGATAATGAAGCTGTAATGTACATAGCGGAACTAGGCTACGAACCTGCATATGGAGCACGTACCATTAAGCGTGTCATACAACGTGAACTAGAAAGTATGATTGCCAAAGGAATTTTGGAAGATTTGTATAAGGAAAATGAAACTTTGTGTTTACGGTATGACGGGACCTTGAAGTTAGACGTATCAGCAAAATAAGGAGGCATATGGCTATCCACTAACCAGTAACGTTGATGTTGTCATTAAGTTACTCGGTAATTATACCATACGTAAAATCAACATCAACTTCAAAACCGTTATGATTATGGCAAACGTAATACGTTGTAATATTTACATCAAAATATGAAACCTAGGTGTGATTGTTCATAGACTGCGGAGTTTTACTGGCACCTGGGTAATAATGTTATCGGTGGCTGCAAATATGTGTCAGAAGTGAGTATGTAGCTCTTAGAAACATTGATTTGTGCCCCTACACTGTCGTTTAGGTAGGTGAGGTGGTCGTAGGAAGACAGCTGAATTGCCATTATGATTTTCGCAGCAATATGCGCTAGGTCAATATCGAAATTTATCTCCGTGGACGCTCCAACGAATTTGGATCCCGCACTACTGATCCGATACATTTTGGGGGTGTTACCCGTGACGCACCGACTGCTCCGAGTCCAGTTATGCAGAAAAAACACAAACTTTACCAATTAACCCAAATGGGTGTTATCACCGTCAGTGGTGCAGTAGAAGTAGCTGGTGATAAATTGAATAAGTGAATGTTCTCTGACGATTAATCAACAGCGACAAAAGAGACATGTGAAGCATTCCGGTACGCTACTACCCCTCTACAACTATCCTCATTCCCTTAATTCTCTGATAGTATTCATCAATAGTTCACCACCACTAGTGCTACCAAACCCTATAGTACTATCAGTACTACTGCAGTAGCTGTGCAACTCTTCTCTAAGGTATGAATGTATCCAGCGAAATTCATACCGGCCGCACTCCTAAATGTACTACCATCATGGTCCCTGCCATGGCCGTTATTGCCACCACTAGTATCCGCATATCCCATAAAAAACTTTTGTACAAAGTCACTGTTAATCACAACATCCCATCTATTACCGGGACCACTATTGTTCAACATTTCCTTGGGAAACCCTAGGGAgtgtagccattgggatagtgtaccatcatctagaccactaccatccaGGATATGGTTATTCCAGTATGGACTACCCTTGGCATACTTTCCtgtccaatgcatatacGTAACTCcactccaaatgagacatactaACCCTAGAAGAATACGGGTACATTGGTGACGATCAGGAGTACTTGAAACATCTTTGCAATACAGTTTGGCATCTATCCGATTAGATTGAGTGAATAGTTTTGTTATAAAATGTCCTACTATGCTTTTATATTAGCCGAGCCACTACCCGTAACATCTACTTTTTACTCAACTCTTACTAAATGATGTTGTACCATTATGACACAATTACTTATAATGCTGCTTAACTTATATGCAGTTCTCACTAAAACTCTTACCAACACCGTTTCCATGCTATTACACAATATTCCTCTTcctcctaccaaaatactcaATCAATTCCACCCCCTtccgtcccgtcatcaccttatcccacatacactgccactggtgctctccaccccgtaaccaatgcgacctcatatgtaCCCAGTCcaatggccatatggcaccaaatgctaggtagagtaccgctactagccaggctagtgtgaggacaaagatccatgggagccgtatgtcgtattggagctggccgacctgggagaggagattggtgaggggagtggtactctttgtcgtgatcactgcaccaaaactctatgagtcttttaccaacattgctacgaaaatccaagcaatacactctgtaatctcatccatataccacccccaacagctactacttctatactaaactttcaccaaaactattactaaacttttgtgaaacatttgccaaaactgctactacttttatgtGAAACtcttgccaaaactgccactacttttttactaaactttcaacaaaaatgctactaaacttccttgaaacttttaccaaagttatactaaacttccagcaaaagtgctactactttctCGTGaaccctttaccaaaagtgccactaaagttctgtgaaacacttatcacatctaatgccaaacctctacctaaatcctactaagcttgtactgaacgtacgacccaaaattttaataaaaccagtactaaacctttactaacactgccactataactctatgtataccttatgagtatcattggtcctctaactctaccactagactgctccacattactcATCCCTagatactaactaccacattatagcaccgttgcgccgaaggcgccactacgtcGTCACTACCTCCTttcaaaatactccaccaattccattcctttgcgtcccgtcatcaccttataccacatacactgccactggtgttctccaccccgtaaccaatgcgacctcatatgcgtccagtccagtggcaatatggcaccaaaggccaggtagagtaccgctactagccaggccacTGCCAatacaaagatccagggcagacgtatgtcgtattggagctggccGACTTGGGTGAGGAGTTCTGTGAGGGGGTGTTGGTCCTGGTCCTGCTTGTTCTGGATCACTGCACTAAGACTGTCCAAGAACTCGTGACACCGCTTAGTAGTCTTCGTGTTCTCTATGCTATAATCTCCCTTCTCCTCCCCTTTCTGTTCATACCCCTCCaggttgaatgggttaccgtagctgaagccatgtctatacaataccggtagtaccccggtacatgatacgattgattggcatccacactgtccaCTACCTTGTCCGTGCTCACCCTTcctgcacttattgggATCACATTGTCCTTTGCAGccacggcattcaatctgctTGAATGCGTCAGAgagtgactctagtcctgaatgaagtgcatctgatagatagagtacccatgagaggtatgttccaccgaacgtggcactcactgctgtatagagttcaccggttaggggggaaAGGTATTGGCAGTTCTGTGTGAGTCGTGAGAGGGATGTATTATTGGACTGTGGAGGTGGCTGTTGAGCACTATCCTTGTCGCCTTTAATCTGTATCAGTGCTTGTCCTACACTTCCTCTATACTTCCCTCCTTTATCACTGTCTCCTCCCTTTGGaatccactctatcttctttacttcatcccgtaacccagaagcacaccagccgcaaaagtaatCTTCATCTCCTTTCTTAGATGGGTCCTTATTGTGCTCGCACGCCTTGTTTGTCTCTCCATTCTTAGTCTTCCCACTTTCCTTCTCTCCGataccacccctaaagaacccgaatacatcacccagtacctgtggtgtcgtggcactgagtgctgctgtgaccctcactagtgtataaacacacgactgcatcatgttctcgttactaaagaagtagaggatgccatagaGTCTTGAGCCAGTCATGTCACTAGTGCCTCCCTTGTGGAATTGAcctctaaaacccattggcaatgggcagcactgaCCGGaaccattacagtgtcccaagtgggatgcagcgggTGGGTAATTTGGGTTTTCCTTCTCATCGTTCAGCACCTTTTGACAACTAAATCCTGGTAACCGGTCCtccaggaatgcctggagggcGGAGGGGAagccgtccatgtattgttggtggcacGTAGGGCACTGTCTGGGAACTGGCGGTTTGCCACACTTGGCGGAGTGTTGGTCACATGCGctgcacttgggagagttgcagatggagatgagCTGGTCGATGGCATTGAGAAAGTCATTATAGGGGTCTTTCAGATGGCATTTCACGTCCGTTCCCTCCTGTTGTGCCCACTCCTTCAATAGTTTCACTGCTTCCAGTACTCCATTGATAGCCTTTGATACCTCGTTCTTGGCGGGATCAACATCGCCGCCTAGTTTATTACATACCTCCCCTAGTATTCCATTTctaccactaccattcGTCAGCTCCACTAGTTTCGCCTTAGCCTCCTTTAGTTTCTCCTCATCCAGCCCATTCCCATTCACCCTATCTAGTCCCCCCTTAGCCCCATCTAGCTTTCCCTTAGCCTCCGTTAGTTTCGTCTTCACCTTGTTAATCTCATCTGtcttcttcccttccaatgcctcctgggcattacccaattgtaccactacattCCCTATGGCCACGAGTAATGCTTTGGCCTTCTCGATCCCATCTGCTTTAATCCCTTCCGTTACCTTTACATTCTCCAGCTTCTTGACTACCCCATCCAACCCCTTCCCCATCTCCTTTACCCTacatttcctatcatgttccatggggtcacaccccaggcacatccagctaattacCCCATTCCCAAGCACTCCActgccatacctacactctCTCCACTTCCCTCCCAGGGCCACTTTAACTGCACACtgtttcctaaggaagtacaactggtagaacaaagccctaatgtagtgtaccacctggttgtatgcttggatgggtACTGCTGGGTAGGTGAATTTACACTCCGTGTTGGAGTATAAggagtgaatggcaggaTCTTTAGTGTCTTTAGTACTGTGtattccaccctggatacctatgaggaccagtgggcagtactgagtcactgcttggaagtgggcaaacaggttgtattcatcaactgtaAAGGGATGTGTGAGGCCTGTTTGATGGAATTTGAGTTGTGTCTCTTTTGCACTGCTAGATTCAGTGTCTCCGGGTTTTTTGGTAACATCTTTTAGTTTGTTTTTGGCATAGGTGAGCATCTCCTTatatgcctgactatagggcaatgcacttagccagtataggatctcccTGATGGTCTTGGGAGTCTTAGTGGTAGTGGGAATAGCTTTCTTTTGTAACCCTGTgaagtaggcacatgatagaatatagagcttgaaTATGGCTCCGTTTTTGTGCTGGTTCGTCTCAGTAATACTAGAGCCGCTGCCATTCGTGAATACAGTAGCTTCattgttgaatgaatccctatgtgcagtatgtacaAAGCCGGCATAATTCATGCCGAAAGGACTTCTAGCTGTATTACCATTGATGTCATTAACTTTACCACCATCATTGAGGCCACTAGGCTCCAGGAATCCCAAGAAAAACTTATCCCTAAgtccatcccatataacctTGTCAAGTCTATTCTTTGGAGCAGCGTTATTAAGCATATCCCTAGGgaaccctagggcctgaagccattgggatagtgttccatcatctagaccactaccatccaGGATATGATTGTTCCAGTATGGGCTACCTTTGGCATACTTTCCAGTCCAATGCATGTAAGTCActccactccagatgagacatactgagcctAGTAGGATttgggcacattggtggcgGCGTTGGGAGGAAGTAGTACTAATGTCACGGAATGTACCAGTGTATCTATCCAGCGCATTCCACGTAGTTGTCATGTAGTGTTTCTCGATGTACGGGTCATTAGATGCTGTATATGCTGACTGATACGAGTCATGGTATATACGACAGTAAGAGCCGTCCTCTTTGTAACAGCTACACTTATCGCTACATCCACATCCCTTCcccttacaacaacacttgcagcatttgcctgctaaAGCGCATTTGCAACTGTCAGGACCCTGACAGGTACCATCACCAGGACCACAGCTACATGTATGCCTCTTACCACCGctatcactacaccttgtacaccttCTGCctaggtggtgtcctttCTCTTCTCGGTCTGCATCGGACAcatcccatttcatacacccacacgTCTCACACTTGTTCTCCGgctttatatcattaagATACGCGCAGCCATCAAGGCCATGATGTTTCTTGTTATCCTTCTGGCACTTGCCATTACTACCATTACCACACttctctatcttactccacccaacgagtgcactgagtacctgtgccagctggtctatataagtccggaccactgcagtaccacctagtccctgtaCCAGAGAGAATAGTCCATTGAGGTGTTTTGTCACGTCATCCTGGGTGGCGCCTTTGTCTTTGGgttcaccttgatagcctacaggacaccatgaggtactgtataccagtagtagAACTAGACAGTACTACTCTGGTActgggtacttaccattgtactccagttctactgactgcaggaggtcagtcactgccgccgccaggccacatatacattctgtatcAGAGTGAATCCAATAGTActgggcgcgccactgtaacggttactgtcgcgccgaaggcgccccttcTACACGGGCGCGCATAACACAGTAATGTCCACAGTAACTTACCTCCCTTGTCCTTTTCCAGTGCCTTtccatccctaccagtcaccctgaggacccagtcaatggcctccttcaggttggtaggTGCCTCTGTCAgggacgccttcggcgtgaaagtgcTATTCAcggccattgtcagtgcctttaggagtactcagcagtactcacagtggtgagggAGTGGTCtggctatcggggtggaatcctatatatactgagcgcgccGTAATgaaggggcgccttcggcgcgacagtgtcctaggggattccaccaggtAGTGCCATTGAGATGATCCCGTTGTTATAGTGGAATCCCCTTTACTCTCACCGCGCGCCACCAAAATACTGTCgcgccaaaggcgccactatctCTTTACGGCGCGCTCTACCACgctaggattccaccccgatacctacactgtcactaccactgactacCATATAGTGCCACCCttactggacactctcgaaACAAGGGGTGGTGACACAATGGCAGCACAGGCCTGGACCCCTTACACCAGCCTCACCcaggctcccaccaacctgaaggaggccattgactgggtcctcagggtaactggtaaggatggtaaggAAAACAACAAGGCGGCTTCGCCGCCCCAATTCGGCTGCCTGTGCTACCTTgccaaggcagtgaaggaccttCTGTATGACGCCAGGTCCCCGGGGTCCCCTGGTCCCAGCCTTGAGAGGAACTGGGACAACGTACTCCTAAAGGAGGAACAGTCCATAGTAAAGCCAGTGCTCACTgacctgggactccttGGTGCTGGGACTAGTACTGACAGTACTACTTATACTTGCGCTGGTGGTACCGAGGTCATTGGGGCACTGATAGAAcagttggcacagggactacagaagtgggttgggtggcagaAGGATGATGagtgttgtcttaagggagAAAATGGTAAAGAGAGCAAGGGGATAGGGAAGAAGTGTGAAtgtagtactggtggtgTTAGCGGGTGTTGTAGTActagtagtggtactacttgtCATCAGTGTGGCAcgtgtggtaccagtgccACTGGccaaaaatgctaccagTCGGCCTATTGCAAAGCCACAAGTCCTCCCAGTTCCCCTACAGACTTCCTTTGGACGTCCATATCCAGTGACTCTGataaggtccacctcctggcccggattttcctagggtcagtatgtctcatctggagtggactcagtcagttggggttcctaactAAGGAGGGGAGTGGTGGTATCAATAATAGATGGTCGGACAGTAGTCTGCACGAGATCAAGGATGATGGCACGTctggtctcggctcattcatggcggccatgggctacgacctggagaggttgaatcagggaGGTAAAGgtgagtactgcctagggtagtcatgtggacttatggtgtggtaggTAACACGGGTAAT
This window harbors:
- a CDS encoding variant erythrocyte surface antigen-1 alpha subunit encodes the protein MAVNSTFTPKASLTEAPTNLKEAIDWVLRVTGRDGKALEKDKGECICGLAAAVTDLLQSVELEYNGYQGEPKDKGATQDDVTKHLNGLFSLVQGLGGTAVVRTYIDQLAQVLSALVGWSKIEKCGNGSNGKCQKDNKKHHGLDGCAYLNDIKPENKCETCGCMKWDVSDADREEKGHHLGRRCTRCSDSGGKRHTCSCGPGDGTCQGPDSCKCALAGKCCKCCCKGKGCGCSDKCSCYKEDGSYCRIYHDSYQSAYTASNDPYIEKHYMTTTWNALDRYTGTFRDISTTSSQRRHQCAQILLGSVCLIWSGVTYMHWTGKYAKGSPYWNNHILDGSGLDDGTLSQWLQALGFPRDMLNNAAPKNRLDKVIWDGLRDKFFLGFLEPSGLNDGGKVNDINGNTARSPFGMNYAGFVHTAHRDSFNNEATVFTNGSGSSITETNQHKNGAIFKLYILSCAYFTGLQKKAIPTTTKTPKTIREILYWLSALPYSQAYKEMLTYAKNKLKDVTKKPGDTESSSAKETQLKFHQTGLTHPFTVDEYNLFAHFQAVTQYCPLVLIGIQGGIHSTKDTKDPAIHSLYSNTECKFTYPAVPIQAYNQVVHYIRALFYQLYFLRKQCAVKVALGGKWRECRYGSGVLGNGVISWMCLGCDPMEHDRKCRVKEMGKGLDGVVKKLENVKVTEGIKADGIEKAKALLVAIGNVVVQLGNAQEALEGKKTDEINKVKTKLTEAKGKLDGAKGGLDRVNGNGLDEEKLKEAKAKLVELTNGSGRNGILGEVCNKLGGDVDPAKNEVSKAINGVLEAVKLLKEWAQQEGTDVKCHLKDPYNDFLNAIDQLISICNSPKCSACDQHSAKCGKPPVPRQCPTCHQQYMDGFPSALQAFLEDRLPGFSCQKVLNDEKENPNYPPAASHLGHCNGSGQCCPLPMGFRGQFHKGGTSDMTGSRLYGILYFFSNENMMQSCVYTLVRVTAALSATTPQVLGDVFGFFRGGIGEKESGKTKNGETNKACEHNKDPSKKGDEDYFCGWCASGLRDEVKKIEWIPKGGDSDKGGKYRGSVGQALIQIKGDKDSAQQPPPQSNNTSLSRLTQNCQYLSPLTGELYTAVSATFGGTYLSWVLYLSDALHSGLESLSDAFKQIECRGCKGQCDPNKCRKGEHGQGSGQCGCQSIVSCTGVLPVLYRHGFSYGNPFNLEGYEQKGEEKGDYSIENTKTTKRCHEFLDSLSAVIQNKQDQDQHPLTELLTQVGQLQYDIRLPWIFVLAVAWLVAVLYLAFGAILPLDWTHMRSHWLRGGEHQWQCMWYKVMTGRKGMELVEYFERR